A DNA window from Ctenopharyngodon idella isolate HZGC_01 chromosome 10, HZGC01, whole genome shotgun sequence contains the following coding sequences:
- the LOC127519859 gene encoding SLAM family member 9-like, whose amino-acid sequence MVHMFVLFCLWRLVGVFGDDAVKSVSVMEGDSVTLNSGFTEIDDEDLILWRFGAENTLIVQINVLEGRFTVYDDVLDERFRDRLKLDDQTGSLTITNITTEHAGVYKLETNSVRKSFNLTVYARLPVPVISRYFTQCSSSSSSSSSSSSSNCSLVCSSVNVGHVTLSWYKGNSLLSSISVSDLSISLSLPLEVEYQDKNTYSCVLNNPISNQTQHLDITQLCHTCAEAHTHCCDSVEAVLRLVVTALMGVAAAAAAVLLVNDVRSTRS is encoded by the exons gtgtgtttggtgatGATGCAGTgaagtcagtgtcagtgatggagggagattcagtcactctaaacTCTGGTTTTACTGAAATAGATGATGAAGATCTGATTCTGTGGAGGTTTGGAGCTGAAAACACTTTAATAGTTCAAATCAATGTACTGGAGGGCAGATtcactgtatatgatgatgttcttgatgagagattcagagacagactgaagctggacgatcaaactggatctctgaccatcacaaacatcacaacTGAACATGCTGGAGTTTATAAACTAGAGACCAACAGTGTGAGAAAGAGTTTCAATCTCACTGTCTATG ctcgtctgcctgttcctgtcatcagcagATACTTTACACAATgttcttcttcatcatcatcatcatcatcttcatcatcatcaaattgttcattggtgtgttcatctgtgaatgtgggtcatgtgactctctcctggtacaaaggaaacagtttattgtccagcatcagtgtgtctgatctcagcatcagtctctctctacctctggaggtggaatatcaggataaaaacacctacagctgtgtgctgaacaatcccatcagcaaccagactcaacatctggacatcactcaactctgtcacacatgtgcag AAGCCCACACCCACTGTTGTGATTCTGTTGAAGCTGTGCTCCGATTGGTCGTCACTGCTCTGATGGGCgtggctgctgctgctgctgctgttcttCTGGTCAATGACGTCAGATCAACAAGAAGTTAA
- the LOC127519809 gene encoding CD48 antigen-like isoform X2, translated as MSSVIFLEHSKKMVHGVVLTLLCLWHLVGVFGVDELKSVSVMEGDSVTLNSGFTEIDDDDLILWRFGAENTLIVQISVLEDSMTVYDDVLDERFRDRLKLDHQTGSLTITNITTEHDGDYKLQTNSVRKSFNLTVHARLPVPVIISNSSNCSSSCSLVCSAVNVGHVTLSWYKGNSLLSSISVSDLSISLSLPLEVEYQDKNTYSCVLNNPISNQTQHLDITHLCHTCAVSVSLTVLISAAAAAGSLLIVAAVGIFCICRKHRKTDQEDKEITYADPTFYKRKVQKSNVKKEDEVVYAGVVTRR; from the exons ATGTCTAGTGTTATTTTCTTAGAGCACTCAAAGAAAATGGTTCATGGTGTTGTTTTGACCCTCTTGTGTTTGTGGCATCTAGTTG gtgtgtttggtgtTGATGAACTgaagtcagtgtcagtgatggagggagattcagtcactctaaacTCTGGTTTTACTGAAATAGATGATGATGATCTGATTCTGTGGAGGTTTGGAGCTGAAAACACTTTAATAGTTCAAATCAGTGTACTGGAGGACAGCATGACTGTATATGATGATGTTCTtgatgagagattcagagacagactgaagctggatcatcaaactggatctctgaccatcacaaacatcacaacTGAACATGATGGAGATTATAAACTGCAGACCAACAGTGTGAGAAAGAGTTTCAATCTCACTGTCCATG CTCGTCTCCCTGTTCCTGTCATCATCAGTAACTCTTCCAACTGTTCATCATCatgttcattggtgtgttcagctgtgaatgtgggtcatgtgactctctcctggtacaaaggaaacagtttattgtccagcatcagtgtgtctgatctcagcatcagtctctctctacctctggaggtggaatatcaggataaaaacacctacagctgtgtgctgaacaatcccatcagcaaccagactcaacatctggacatcactcacctctgtcacacatgtgcag TCTCAGTCTCTCTGACAGTGCTgatctctgctgctgctgctgctggatcTCTGTTGATTGTCGCTGCAGTCGGGATCTTCTGCATCTGCAGGAAACACAGAAAAACTGATCAAGAAG ATAAAGAGATCACTTACGCTGATCCGACGTTCTACAAAAGAAAAGTACAGAAATCG aatgttaaaaagGAGGATGAAGTGGTGTATGCAGGGGTCGTCACTAGAAGATGA